A single region of the Dunckerocampus dactyliophorus isolate RoL2022-P2 chromosome 3, RoL_Ddac_1.1, whole genome shotgun sequence genome encodes:
- the mrvi1 gene encoding inositol 1,4,5-triphosphate receptor associated 1, translating into MPTLPEEEEDSPEELDSSSSSPSTCAPGESGGVVMTGPTIIYPQQASIVQQDGRPLEQARPHSPRSRLPRNSTGGPITTVDSTGHVIDLVKDKLPEMQLSEEDRQKNLELLEQAKKVSDRFLMRRGRRSISSLSDSPTVVGFPDVACGSQSVSQHLDVASVRGQTDVTTQDQEGSKLVVDWKLTEKRKVSSGTLTPRFAIPKENCEPKSTPGANKSDEGAGSGRNSNQAPATGVAKPVPRPPTQQAPCTAEIKTIGAFPPLMRAVSWDAVGGINSRSGAEDTNSDKARDAIFKASGLKELTTPKLSKFREEHKLMRNQSIVGSKLPDLSEAAEQEKGPASSSDSSTSSDETKSDAMPNISDVMLRKLKLHRGLPGCPPPLTEKEVENAFVQLSLAFRNDNYTLETRLKQAERERNLTEEDTQKELEEFKGALKMTAPQWQNLEQREAYQRLIETVAVLHRLATRLSSRSEIVGAVRQEKRMSKATEVMMQYVENLKRTYEKDHAELMEFKKLANQNSNRCYGGSVETGDDGVPRPSRSMSLTLGKALPRRRVSVAVVPKFNLLNIPGQTPPTGGPNLPSASTPGAALPALSEANDAKGNSSPESTHQTSTECGKSVSEQEGEPAKPAVNLEEIRAEIRAEIKAKIEEEAYNKGYQEGLKHNKSIQAEKQEVEEAAEKLQESKIRDEESGKKMETNRRLEEALVLLRRICPKISWSKRLLWLALMVFLVMCLVISIFTFFSDYYNRREDT; encoded by the exons ATGCCCACATTgcctgaggaagaggaggactcCCCCGAGGAGCTAGACAGTTCTTCTAGCTCTCCCAGTACA TGTGCACCTGGTGAGAGTGGAGGTGTTGTCATGACTGGCCCCACAATCATCTACCCACAGCAGGCCTCCATTGTCCAACAGGATGGGCGTCCTCTAGAGCAGGCCAG GCCACATAGTCCCAGATCTCGCCTGCCCAGAAACTCCACTGGAGGACCCATCACCACAGTTG ATAGCACAGGCCATGTGATCGATCTGGTGAAGGACAAGCTGCCGGAGATGCAGCTTTCTGAGGAGGATCGCCAGAAGAATCTGGAGTTGCTGGAACAAGCTAAAAAGGTCAGCGACCGTTTTCTGATGCGCCGGGGCCGCCGTTCCATCAGCAGCCTTTCCGACTCTCCCACAG TTGTGGGATTCCCTGACGTGGCCTGCGGCTCACAGTCGGTCAGTCAG CATCTAGATGTTGCCTCAGTGAGAGGGCAAACGGACGTGACGACTCAGGATCAGGAG GGCAGCAAACTGGTGGTTGACTGGAAGCTCACAGAGAAGAGAAAAGTATCTTCTGGGACCCTAACACCACGGTTTGCCATTCCTAAGGAAAACTGTGAACCCAAAAGTACCCCAGGAGCCAACAAAAGTGATGAGGGAGCCGGGTCGGGACGAAATTCCAACCAGGCCCCAGCTACAGGGGTTGCCAAGCCAGTCCCCCGGCCCCCGACGCAACAGGCCCCCTGCACAGCCGAGATAAAGACCATTGGAGCCTTTCCACCACTAATGAGGGCTGTCTCCTGGGATGCTGTTGGAGGCATTAACTCTAGAAGCGGAGCGGAGGACACAAACTCTGACAAGGCCAGGGATGCCATCTTTAAAGCCTCAGGTCTCAAGGAGCTCACAACACCCAAACTTTCCAAATTCAGAGAG gaGCACAAGCTGATGCGTAACCAAAGCATAGTCGGATCCAAGTTACCGGACTTGAGTGAAGCTGCTGAACAGGAAAAAG GACCTGCTTCTTCTTCAGACTCTTCAACCAGCAGTGATGAGACCAAGTCTGACGCCATGCCAAACATCTCCGACGTCATGCTAAGAAAACTCAAACTTCACCGCGGCCTCCCTGGCTG TCCACCTCCCCTCACGGAAAAGGAAGTTGAG AATGCATTTGTCCAACTATCACTGGCCTTTCGTAATGACAACTACACTCTGGAGACTCGCCTCAAACAGGCAGAGAGGGAGAGGAACCTGACTGAGGAAGACACACAGAAAGAACTCGAAGAATTCAAAGGCGCACTGAAG ATGACTGCTCCACAGTGGCAGAACTTGGAGCAGCGTGAGGCCTATCAGCGACTCATAGAGACCGTCGCTGTGCTGCATCGGCTGGCCACTCGCCTCTCCAGCAGATCAGAGATAGTTGGAGCAGTTCGACAG GAGAAACGCATGAGCAAGGCTACCGAGGTCATGATGCAATATGTGGAAAATCTCAAGAGGACGTATGAGAAAGACCACGCTGAGCTGATGGAGTTTAAGAAGCTGGCCAACCAGAACTCCAATCGCTGTTATGGAGGGTCTGTAGAAACCGGAG aTGATGGAGTTCCTCGGCCATCAAGATCAATGTCGCTCACTCTCGGAAAG GCCCTGCCCAGACGCAGAGTCAGTGTCGCTGTGGTGCCTAAATTTAATCTCCTGAACATCCCTGGTCAGACGCCGCCCACAGGTGGCCCCAACTTACCATCAGCTTCCACTCCTGGTGCCGCTCTTCCTGCCCTG AGTGAAGCGAATGATGCAAAAGGAAACTCATCACCAGAGTCCACACATCAGACATCAACAGAGTG TGGAAAGAGTGTGTCGGAGCAGGAAGGCGAGCCAGCCAAGCCTGCAGTCAACTTAGAGGAGATCAGAGCTGAGATCAGGGCAGAGATCAAGGCAAAGATTGAGGAAGAGGCGTACAATAAAGG CTACCAAGAAGGACTGAAGCACAACAAATCAATCCAGGCAGAAAAGCAAGAAGTGGAGGAAGCTGCAGAGAAGTTGCAGGAATCCAAAATTAGGGAtgaagaaagtggaaagaagATGGAAACAAACAG GAGGTTGGAGGAAGCCCTGGTTCTTCTTCGCCGCATCTGCCCCAAAATTTCGTGGAGTAAACGACTTCTCTGGCTGGCCCTGATGGTTTTTCTGGTTATGTGTTTGGTTATCAgcattttcaccttttttagCGACTACTACAACAGGCGTGAAGACACATAA
- the LOC129178516 gene encoding uncharacterized protein LOC129178516: protein MKEWIAQCSQESADVDSAGEASYPDSSVVPVNGLEFSCSKTKTADSQQCACDGKDLSAAVSELKQSHRKLSEQNSSLLRTVAQCEDVNLQLTLEITELRAKLASSQRSAVRARSITEELEETRLAFKEAQERANRSQASCTKLSNEVECLKVHIRRLDDKNEKLAFEKTCSEDGMNKLRKANAELRAELQETLVMLTLKDRELTKKDIVMDKMKNSHLENHNIIEVCFTCFHCLCK, encoded by the exons ATGAAGGAATGGATTGCTCAGTGCAGCCAGGAGAG TGCCGATGTGGACAGTGCCGGTGAAGCATCTTATCCAGACTCTTCAGTAGTACCTGTGAATG GACTTGAATTCTCATGCTCCAAGACCAAGACCGCCGACAGCCAACAGTGTGCCTG TGATGGAAAAGACCTATCAGCAGCAGTGTCAGAGCTGAAACAATCTCACCGCAAGCTGAGCGAGCAAAACAGCAGCCTGCTGAGGACGGTGGCTCAGTGTGAAGATGTCAACCTGCAGCTCACTCTGGAGATCACTGAGCTGCGGGCAAAGCTGGCCAG TTCCCAGCGGTCAGCCGTTCGAGCCCGATCCATAACAGAGGAACTGGAGGAGACCCGTCTAGCATTTAAAGAGGCTCAGGAAAGAGCCAATCGTTCCCAAGCCAGCTGCACGAAGCTG AGCAATGAGGTTGAATGCCTGAAGGTTCACATAAGGAGGCTTGACGACAAG AATGAAAAACTGGCGTTTGAAAAGACATGTTCTGAAGATGGCATGAACAAACTACGAAAGGCCAATGCTGAGTTAAGG GCTGAACTTCAAGAAACTCTCGTCATGTTGACTCTGAAGGACAGAGAACTCACAAAG AAAGATATTGTTATGGATAAGATGAAGAACTCCCACTTGGAGAATCACAACATCATTGAGGTTTGTTTCACATGCTTCCACTGCCTctgcaaataa